The Pontiella desulfatans sequence CTTGCCCGCCCAGCCGATCAGTCCGTAGATGAAGGTGATGGTCACGGTCAGCGGGATCATGGCCAGCAAGCCGAACAGGAAGGAGCGGAACAGCACCATCATCATGATCAGCACCACGACAAAGGAGCTGAGCAGCGCATTCATCATGCCGGCCACCATCTTATCCTGCCAGACGACGTTGAGGTAGGTCAGTCCCGCCCAGCCCACATGGAGTTCGGCCGGCGCCGGGTTGTCGGCCATCCAGGCCTCGATCTGCCCGACGACCGCCACCATGTCGGTGTTGTCGCCGCTCTTGAGCTGGATCCAGACGTTGACCTCGTTGTAGTCCTTCGTGATGAGATGGAAGAGGCTGTCCTTCTTCTTCATGCCTTCGAGCTGGGCAAAGACCTGGCCAACGGCGGACGGGTTCGGCGGAATGGTGTTGAACTCCGCGTTGCGGTCGGCGGGGGCCTCGGGGATATAGTTGAGTTCAAAGTTGGCCTTCTTGAGCGAATCGACGGCGGAGCTGGATTTTCCAATGCCCGGGATGGTCGACATGAACGCCTGAAGACGCTCGACATAGGTCAGCATTTCCGGGCGCTTGAAGGCCGGCGCGGCGGAATCGGCACGCGCTTCGAAAAGGAAATCCTCGAACGAGAGCGCCGCATAGCCATCGATGATGTCGAGCGACTTGTTCTGCAGCTCTTCCCCCGCCAGCGACTCGAACGGCTTCATGCGTTCCGCGAAAACCTTGCGGGTGGCTTCGTCGCCGATGTTGGCGGTGGCGGCGGTTAGCTTGGCATAGGTCAGTCCCTCGGGGTCGAGATAGTTGATCTCGTCGCCGAGCGCGTTCCATGCGCCGGAAACCTGTTCGTCCAATCCCTGAGCGGTTTCAACGAGATCGACGAAGCAGCGTTCGATGTCGGCATTCTTCAGCGCCTGGAACTTGGCGTTGGTGTCGTCGAGGATCGCGAGGAAGGTGGCCGAGGCATCCGGCAGGGTGTCGCCGAAGCGCTCGATGGCGGCATCGCGCATCATCTCGATGCGCTCGGCGCACGTCAGCGTCATGATCTGCGCGGGTTTGAGCGTGAGGTAGGCGGTGTAGGTTCCGCCGAAGTGGTCGTTCAGCACGCGGTCGGCCACGCGGATGCGGTGGTTCGCCGTGAACCATTTCACCGGATTGTCGTTCACCTTGATCTTCGAAATGCCCACCACGGAGACCGCAAGTACGGCCATCGTGAGGGCGAGGGTCAGCTTCCAGCGTTTGTACGAAACCTGCCCCAGGCGGCCGAGCGTCCGGCCGAGCAGGCCATGGTGGTCTTCGGCTTCCACCGGCTTCAATTGGTCGAGGGTTTTCTTGGGGACAAACAACATGATGTAGGCGGGCACGAACGTCATCGTCAGCAGCCAGGCGAGGGCAACGCCAAAGGCAACGTGCAAGCCGAACACCTTCACCGGCGGAATCGGCGTGGTCGCCAGCGAGGCAAACCCCGCGATGGTCGTTAGCGACGTGTAGAGCATCGGCATGAAGAGGTGCCCGACCACATGCTTGATGGTCTTCGCCTTGTCGCGGAACTGGTGGTAGGAGTCGAAGAACTCGGAGAGGATGTGCACCGAGTCGGCCACCGAGATCGGCATCAGGAAGATGGCAATCATGGAACTCATGATGTGTACGTCGAAGCCGAGCCCGATCAGCAGGCCCATCGTGGCCACCACGCTGACGATCGCCACGAGCATGGGCGCAATAATGAGCGAGAAGCGGCGGAAGAAAAAGAGCAGCAGCAGGAAGATCGCCAGTCCGGCCAGCGGGGCGGAGGTGGCCATCTGCACCAGCATCTCGACGCCGAACGTATCCTGGGCAACGGGCTGGCCCGTAATGTAGACCTGGTCGGCTTCATCCCAATCGGCCGTCAGGTTTTCAATGAGGTTGGCGACATTGTACGAAAAGGTTTTTTCCGTGATCGGGATGTAGAGCGCAATCGCCTTTCCGTCTTCGGAGACCAACGTGCCCTTGTAGAGCGGGTTGTTCATGGCATCGGTCTTGATGGCGAGCGCCTGCTCGCGGGTGGTGGGCGCTTCTTCCATCAGGTATTCGATGGCCAGCTGCCCGCGGTCGGCCTGCTTAATGTTGTCGACCACGCTGGGGCTGATGATTTCCGGCGCGATGATCGCGGAGGAACCGTCTTCGGCAAATAGGCGGTTGACATCGTTGCCGAACACCTTGGCGAGCCCGCGTTCCCATGCGCTGTCGGATTCGAGCGCCGGGGCATAGGGCTGTCCACCGCGCATCACTTCCGGTTTGCCGTCGGCGTTTTGGTGCAGGCTGATCAGCTCGTGGGTGAGGGCGTCGATCTTGCCGAGCGTCCCGACGTTGAAGATGCCGTCCTCGTGCTCTTCGTTGACGATGCCCACGATGACGAAGTCGTAGAGGTTGTAGCGCGCCTTCACCTCGTTGTGGAAAACGCGGATATATTCATCCTCGGCCAGCATGTTTTCGGGATCGTTATCAAACGAGACCTTCGGGAACTGTGCGCCGAAGAAAACGGTGATGGCCAAGGCAACGACCATGATGATCCAGGGGAATCGAACACTGAAAGTGGTCATTTTCAAACGTTTCATTCTTCTACCTCTCGGTTGGTTTGGCCGCTGAAATCGGAAAAACCTTATAAAGCAACCGGTATTAATGTCTATTCATTTCTTTCGCAACAATTGCAAAGGCAGTTGAGCAGGGCGATCGGGCGCGCATCGGCAATCGAATACCAAACCTCCTTGCCGCGCCGTTCGGCTTTCACCAAGCCAACCCGCCGCATCTGGTTCAGGTGCTGCGAGGTCGCCGCCTGCGCAATGTCCAGATGCTCGGTGATCGCGTGCACCGAGAGCTCGCCCATCGAGTTCAGCGCATCCACGATGCGCAGCCGCGCCGGGTGCGCCAGCAGCCGCAGCATATCCGCCGCCTGCCCCACAAATTCCGGCGCCATCTTGTCCAGTGCGCATTCTGTCTGTTTCGTTGCCATGGGGATTAACATATGCAGATATTCAAATATGTCAATAGATTAAAATATAAAAACTTTCTAATGTGTCGCTGGCGAGCTGAAACGATGGTTGAGGATATCCTTCGTAAGCGTTTTTTTTGCAATCCATGGTTTTGTAACTGTTTTTTTAGCGGCATAATTGATTATTTGCTGAAGCAGACGTTTCAATGTGACCTGCAATCACGGAAAAGTGTATGGCTTATGAAAGATGAACGGACAGACCAGGAGCTGGTGGCAGTTTGCCTGGATGGAAACAGGGACGCCTTTGCGGAACTGGTCTGCCGTCATCAGGACTCGGTCTACGGTTTGGCCGTGGGCATGACGCGCAACCATGAGGACGCGGCGGATATGGCGCAGGAAGCTTTCATCAGGGCCTATGCAAAGCTGGAACAGTACAATCCGGACTATTCCTTCAAGTCGTGGCTGTTGCGCATCTGCGCCAACCAGACGAAGAACCTGTTCCGAAAGCGGATGCGACGGAGACGGGTGGAGGAAAACTATCTAAAGGAAGAGACCGTTGCCGGGGATGCCGCACCGCCCGACTACCAGCCGTTGGAGGAGGCGCTGGCGCAGCTGCCGCCCAAACTGTGCGCGCCGTTGCGGCTGAAGTTCATGGAAGGGATGGCCTACGAGGAAATCAGTTCGATCCTGGGCATCGGGGTCAGCGCGGCCAAGATGCGCGTCATGCGGGCACGGAAGCAGTTGGCGGAGATGTTGAACCATGGAAAATAAAGATCCCATCGCAGAGCAGTTGAAGCAGCACCGGACGCAGGCCCCGGAAGGCTTTGCCGACCAGGTGATGGCCGCGCTGCCGCAATGGCGCAAGACGCAACCGCGCGGCTGGTGGCCCTCGAACGGGCGCTGGATTGCGCCCGCATTGTCCGGCGCGGTGGCCACCGTGCTCATTCTCCTTGCCATGGGCCGTTTCCAGCCCGCCAAAATCCAGGGGCGCGTCGGCTTCCATTTCGAACTCCACGCCCCCGGCGCCGACAAGGTCGAGCTGCTCGGCACCTTCAACAACTGGAAGATGGGCGACATTGTGCTCAACGGGCCCGATGCCTCCGGCCATTGGACGGCGAGCGTCGAGCTGCCGGAGGGCCGGCACGAATATATTTTCCTGGTCGATGGCGAGCGCTGGGTGGCCGACCCCAAGGGGGCGACCCACCGCCCCGATGGCTTTGGCCGGGTAAACACCGTGATCAACTATTATGAGGACGACAATGCATAGGTGGATCGTTTTCAGTCTACTGCTTTGCGACCTGGCCTGGGCGAGTCCCGTCGAGGCTCCTTCGAAAAACTGGCAGGATCTTCGCGAGAAAAACCTGCGCATGGGCTTTACGGAGGAGCGGGTCGGCCGGGCCATCGCCGCCTGCCGTTCCGCCGGCCTGAAGGTGGCCGAAGCCGAAGACCTCTTCTGCCCGGTCTATGCCGCCCACGACGAAGAACTGCCTTCCGACTGCATTTTCCTTAAGATCGAGGAGGGGCTCGCCAAGCATGTTGCCTGGAAAGAAGTCCACGGTGCCGCCGACCGGCGCCTGGCCTGCATGCGGCAGGCCGACCAATTGATTATGGCCGCGCGGAACCACCGCGGCGGGCAGCACGCCCATCTTGTCATGCACACCTGCATGGCGCTGGAAAGCGGGCTTCCCGCCGACGCGCTTGAACAAACCTTTTCCCGGCCCGGCCGCTTCCGCTACGGCCGCCTCATCCATGTGGTCGAGGCCGGCGAAGCGCTCAAGCTCGCCGGCTTCGCCAACCCGCAGATTGTCCACATCATGAACGATTGCCTCGATCGCGACCTCTCCGGCGCGGAGGTCTTCCGCGTCGTCGATCTCCTCCAGGCCGGGCTCCGCGAAGGCAAGGATTTCGAAACCATCCACGCCACCCTCTGGGCCTCCGCCGACAAGTAGCCGGGTTCCACCCCGCCGCCCCGCCCTTACTCCATTACGACATTTCACGCATTAACCACTTTCACATAGGAACAGGTATCTTCCTTGCAGGGATATCAACCACGAAGGCACGAAGTACACAAAGTTCGGACTGTAGCTTTGAGTTCTTCGTGTCTTTGTGGTTAGCGCCTTTGGAATTCGTGAGGGGAACATTCAATCCCCTTCCTTTGGTTGTGACGAATCGGCGTGGCCGGGTGTACTGCTTCCATAACCAATAAACACCAACCAAGGAGCAAGGTTATGAAGCTGAAATACATCATCGCACTCGCCGCATGCATCACCCTTACAACCGCAATGGTCGAAGCCAAGGGCAACGGCACCTGCAACGGGAAAGCCGCCCAGGAATGCGCCAAGGATTGCGACCAGGTTTGCGGCGAAGCATGCACCTGCGATCAAAAGAAAGCGGATTGCACACAAGACTGCGCCAAGGACTGCGAGAAGAAGCAGCAGCGCAAAAAGGCCGGCAAGGGGTCTTGCGGCGCCTAATGGGTCCACCGGGAAAAACCGCAGGGCCATAGTGCCCTGCGTCAACCTTAACTAAGGAACATGCCATGAAACCGCAAACCACCCTCGTTTTAGTCCTCCTCCTGTCGGCTTCGTTTTCCGGAGCGAAACAAAACCGGCATCGCCACGGGAGGCAGGCGGACGCCTGTGGCCAAGGGTGCGCGGCAACACCGGCCGTGAAGGCGGATGCGAAGTTGACGGAAGCCGATGCCAGGCATCTGCTCTATCTGCGCGAGGAGGAAAAACTCGCGCGCGATGTCTACAACGCCATGGCCAAGCTCTACGACCAGCGCGTGTTCACCAACATTCCGCGCGCGGAGCAGCACCACATGGATGCCGTTCTAGGGTTGTTGACCGCGTACGGGCTGGAAGACCCTGTGAAAGAAAAAGCAGGCGCGTTCAGCGACGCCGAACTGCAAAAGCTTTTCGACGCCTTGGTTGAGCGCGGGTCAATCTCGCGCATGGATGCCTATCTCGTTGGCGCGTTGATCGAGGAGGTTGACATCCTCGACCTCCAAGAGGCCATCGGGCAGACGCAGAACGAAAACATTCGCTCCGTGCTCGAAGCGCTGGAAGGCGGATCGAAAAGGCATTTGAACGCCTTCGTTCGAAACTATGAATCCGTCTCCGGGAAAACCTATGCGGCGCAAAAGATGCCGCAGGCGGAGGTCGATGCCATCCTCGGGAAATAGCTGGGCGTCAGCGCCCGACGCCGCGCAGTTGCGGATGGGCGATGCCGCCCATCCGGGGGCGCGAAGTTCCCCAAACCCCAGTGAATTGCGCTTGGCACACCCCGTGCGTTAGCACCGTGTTGGAACCGTCGAGAATTGTTAGGAGAATCACCATGAACAGAAGCACATTATTGGCAATTATCGTGGGCAGCATGATTACGGGTTGGATGCTCGAACCCGTGGTTGCCGCAAAGGGAAAAGGCAAAGGGGGCGGCGGCACGGTGCCAGCCCTTACCGAGGCGGAGGCCGACGACCTGCTGTTCATGCGCGAGGAGGAAAAGCTCGCACGCGATGTATACCTTACCTTCTACACCCTGTGGGGCACGCAGGTGTTCGACAACATTTCCCAGTCGGAACAGCGGCATACGGATTCGGTGCTGGCTTTGATTCAAAAGTATGGCCTCGTCGATCCCGTTGGAGACAATGGCATAGGAGAGTTCGAAAACGAGGAGCTCCAGCACCTGTATGACGACCTGGTCGCCATTGGCGGGCAGTCGGAGCTCGAAGCCCTTTACGTGGGCGCCCTGATCGAGGAAGTCGATATCGAGGATATCTGGCTGGCCATGGAACGCACCGACAAGAGCGACATCGACAATGTCTATGCCAACCTGCTGGCCGGATCGGAAAACCATCTGGTGGCCTTCGTGGGCAACATCGAAAACCATATCGAAGGGTTGTACGAAGCACAGTACATCTCGCAGGAAGAAGTCGACGTCATTCTTGGACGCTGACCGGAAATTTAAAAGAGGAGGTTCCAGCCATTGTTGATTCTCCTTTCAATGGCTGGCTTTTTTATCGTTATGAAACCGCTCATGTACAGGCACCGTCCGGCTTTCCCCGCACTTGTGGGCGCGGTCGTCTCACTGCTCGGCGGGATATTTTGTTTCGGCATGATCTATGTGCGGGTGAAGAGCGGGGAGATCGGCGAGGAAAAGCTGAAGGCCCTCATTTTCATTTCGGTGGCCACCTCGCTCATCTTTTTGGTTGCCGCATTCGGGCGCTATCAATTCACCCATCTTTGGATGAAGCCGCGCCCCAACAAGAAACCTGCGCCGCGCCATCGGAGAAGGCCGCGCAGGTTCAACGATGCGGAGAAGTTTTAAAAGGCACCGATCCGCATGTGACCTTCGGGCGGCGGGCGGTGTAGGTAACCATAGAACAGGTCTATTAACAGGGGCATACGATGAATCTATCCAGGCGACGATTTCTAGAATACTGCGGCGTTGCCGCCGGCGTCATTGGCCTAACGCCGGGTGATTTAGCCGGGTTGAACGAGGCCCTGGCCGATCCGAATGCACCGGAAGTCATCTGGCTGCACGGGAGCTCCTGCACCGGCTGTTCGGTATCCTTCCTGAACTATATCTCCGACACGGCGCCCGAAACCGTGGTCGAGGTGCTCGCCGGAGCCATCAACCTCACCCACCACGCCACCGTCATGACCTTTGCTGGCGAAAGTTGCGGCGCGGTGCTCGAACATGCCGCCAAGCGCGGCAACTATATTCTCGTGCTCGAAGGCGGCGTGCCAACCGCCTTCAACGGCCACTGCTGCGTGGCCTACAGCTATAAGGGGCAGGAGATCACCTATGCGGATGCCGTCACCGAAATGGCGGCGCATGCCTCGCACGTGATATGCGCGGGAACCTGCTCCAGCTTCGGCGGCATCCCGGCGGCTGGAAGCAATCCCTCCGGCGTCATCAAGGTTTCGGAGCACATTGGAGCGGACACCATCAATATTTCCGGATGCCCGGCCAATCCCAACTGGGTGGTATGGGCCGTCGTGCAGCTGCTCCTCGGCAATACGGTCGATCTCGATGCCGACCAGCGGCCCGTTGCGCTCTACCAGCAGCCCCGCCAGGGCGGCGGCGGAGGAGGCTCCGGGGTTTGGGAAACCATCCACCAATCCTGCCCGCGCAAGTCGGCGTTCAACACCAATCGGGCAACGGACTTCGACGATACCGACGGAAAGTGCCTCGTCGACCTCGGTTGCCGGGGGCAGTGGACGAAGGCCAAGTGCGATAGCTGCTGGAACGGAACGGAAGGCAACGGCCATTGGTGCATCGGCGTCAACTCGCCCTGCATCGGTTGCGTCGAACCCGAGTTTCCCGATTCGCAATCCTTCTTCCAACCCTACAGCAACCCAAGCTAGTCCAGCGGAGATTTGCCATGCCCATCATCACAGCATCCATCGATCCCGTCACCCGCATCGAAGGCCATCTGAAGGTCGATGTTGAAATCGATACCATCGACGGCGTCCAGCAGGTGGTCGATGCCCATTGCGTCGGCACGCTCTTCCGCGGCTTCGAAAAAATCATGGAGGGCCGCGACCCGCGCGACGCACCCAACATCACCTCGCGCATCTGCGGCGTCTGCCCCACATCGCACGGCATGGCCGCCGCCCTCACGCTCGACAATGCCTTCGGCGTAACGCCGCCGACTGCCGGCATCATGATGCGCAACCTGGTGCACGGCGCCTGCTTCCTCGAATCGCACATCCTGCATTTCTACATCCTCAGCCTGCTCGACTACATCAAGGGGCCGGCCATGGCGCCGTGGCAACCCGGCTGGGACACCGGCCGCCGGCTCGATGCCACAACCGAGGCGCGCCTGCAAGGGAACTATCTAAAGGCCATCGAACTGCGCCGCAAGTGCCACGAGATGGGCGCGATCTATGGCGGCAAGCTGCCGCACACCCCGTCGTTCATTGCCGGCGGATTCACGGCGGTTTCGACGCAGGACGACAAAGATGGCTTTCAGATCTTGCTCACCGAAATCACCACGTTCATCCAGGGCACGCTGCTTCCCGATGTCGAGCTGCTGGCCTCGCTCTATCCCGACTATTTCAGCATCGGCAAGGGCTACGGCAACCTGATGTCCTACGGCGTGTTCGACAACGAATCCGGAAGCGGAACCCTGTTTGAGGCCGGCCTGATCAACGACGGCTCGGCAACGGTTCAGGCCCTCGATACCAACAACATTTCCGAACAGGTCACCTATTCGTGGTACGACCAAACCACCGACGGCAAACATCCGTCGGTCGGCGACACCATTCCAGTGCATCCGAAGGGCGAGGCCTATTCCTGGCTCAAGGCGCCGCGCTATTCCGGCGTCAACTATGAGTGCGGACCGCTTTCGCGCATGAAGGTCAATGGCGACTATGCGGGCGGGGTATCCGTGATGGACCGCCACCTTTCTCGCGCCCAGGAAGCCCTGAAGATTGCGTTGGCCATGCAGGGTTGGCTCGATGCCGTTGGCGTGGACGCCCCCGGTTATTCCCCAACCGCTGTGCCGGCATCCGCCAGCGGCGTCGGCCTAACCGAGGCCCCGCGCGGCGCACTGGCGCACTGGATCGGCGTGGAGTCCGGCGTGGTCTCGCACTACCAGGTCATCACACCCACCTGCTGGAACTGCTCGCCGCGCGATGCCGAGCAAAACCGAGGCCCCATGGAAGAAGCCCTCATCGGCACGCCGGTCAAAAAGGCCGACCAACCGGTCGAAGTGCTGCGCGTGGTCCATTCGTTCGATCCCTGCCTCGATTGCGCAACGCACGTGATGCGCCCGGACCGGAAGGGCAAGGTCTATATTGTTGATCGCTACGGAACTCGGATCGAGGAAGCATGATTGCCGAACAACGAAAACGCATTGCGGTGGTCGGCATGGGCAACCTGCTCATGTCGGACGATGGCGTGGGGGTGCACGTTTTGCACGAGCTGCAAAAACGCGGGCTCAAGGGCGTTGAGCTGATCGATGCCGGCACCGCCGTCATCCATACCGCCGACTGTCTGCGCGGGGCCGACCACATTGTTGTGGTCGATGCGTTCAAGGCCGGACGCAAACCCGGAACGGTCTATCTGATCTCCGGCGACGACATATTCGAAAACGACTACACGCTCTCGGTGCATTCGCTCGGGCTGAAGACGGCGCTGCGGTTCCTGGAACCCGGCGAAGATATGATGGATTGGACGCTCGTCGGCGTGGAGCCGGCAACGCTGGAGCACGGCATGGAATTGTCGGACGCGGTTCGGGAGGCCGTCGAGGGCGCGGTGCGAACCGTCGAAAATCTGATTGAGGAGTGGCAGGCATGAAAAAAGGACAATGGCTTTTAGTTGGACTGTACGCGGCCGCGACCGCGTTGGGCAATATTGGAGGGTTCTGCGCGGCGGTCGACGCCGATGGCACCAACGCCTATGTCGGGGCGGGGCAAATCCTGCTGCACGTCGATGTGTCGGACGCAGCGGCGCCCCGCCTGGTTTCGACGCGGGCTCTGCCCGGATTGATCGAGGATATTCTCGTGGACGGCGCAACGCTCTACGCGGCGTGCGGCGAGGCCGGCGTCCACAAGGTTGAGTTGCCGGGAATGGAGCTTTCCGCAACGTACGATTCCCCGGGCCATGCCTATGGCCTCGCCCGGGGCGGTTCTTCCCTCTATCTCGCCGACGGGGTTTCCGGACTGCAAGAACTCGATGCCGCAACGCTCGCCTCGACCGGCGGCTTCCTCACCAATGGGCCGGCCATGGATGTGGTGGTGGAAGATTCGGCCGTGTATCTGCTCGACCACTTTAACGGGGTGATTGCGCTCGATGCTTCGCTGGCCGTGACCGGAGGCTACGACTTGGTCGCCTTCGGCAACCGCATGGCGTCGGACGGCAGCACGCTTTACGTGGTCGATGGCCTGGGCAACCTGACCCAAGTCGATAGGGCCACCATGTCGGCCACCACCAACGCCCCCGCCATCCCGACCTTCGGGATCGCGGCGGGGATGGCCATCGAGGGCGACCGGCTCTATGTCGCCGAAGGTTTCGGCGGCCTTTCGATATACGACACCACCACCGAAATCCTGCTCGGCACCTTTACCGGCGTGGCGCGTAGCCGCTCGACGGCCATCGCCAACGGCCTGGCCTACGTGGCCGCCGGCAACCAAGGGGTGCGCATCTTCGACCTGTCGGACTTTTCCCTAGTGGCATCCGTACCGGCCAGCAACGCGCTCGACGTGGCCGTTGCGGGAACCACGCTCCTCGTTGCCGATCCGCTCGTGGGGCTGGAGCTGTTCGATCTGTCCTCTCCGGCTGTCCCGGTGCATCTGGGCACCTACACCCCATCCTCCCCCGGGGCTGTCCGATGCGTCGGGGCAACCGATTCCTTTGCCTATGTTGCCGAGGGCTACACCGTCCGCAAGCTGGACATCTCCACTCCGGCAACGCCGGTCGTGGTCGATAGTTTTGTTTCGGCCAACCATGTTTTCGACCTGGATGTCTGCGGTACCAACCTCATCCTGGGCACCGGCGCGGTACACTCCGTTGCGGTGGATGGGACGCAGGGCTTGCTGGATTGGAACCTGGTCGATCTTTCCGATCCGCTGACCCCGGTTTCGGTCACCAACCTAACGCCGCTGGTGCGCGCCCTGCGGCTGACGCTTTCGAGCAACGTGGTCTATGCTTCCGCCGACGATGGCGGAACGGCGGTCCTCGCCTTGCCGCCTATCGCGAACGATTCCGACGGCGATGGACTCGAGGATTCGTTCGAGCAAATGATCATCGATTTTGATCCGGGCGATGGCTTTGTTGATTTTGATAGCGTCGACCCCGACGACGACTTCGATGGCGACGGTCTCTCCAACCTTCACGAACAACTTGCCGGAACCTCCCCCGTCGATCCCGACTCCATATTCGCCATTTGTGGCCTCGACGGGGAGGCAACCGGTTATGCCGTAAGTTGGTACAGCTCCGCCGGCCATACCTATTCCGTGCACAAGAGCACCAACCTGGTGGAAGGCTTCCAGGTGCTCAAGTCAGGCATCCCTGCAACCGAACCCATCAATACATATCTTGATCCTCATTCCAACGAGTGCGCCATGTATATGATTATAATTGACTAAGTGTTTTAATCATGTCTGGTTATGCCATGGAAAATGGAAATGAAACATCGCTTGCCGGACTCAGTGTATTGGTGGTCGACGACGAGGCGCTGCTTCGTCGCCGGTTGATTGCCCATTTGAAAAACCTCGGCGCGGAGGTGGCCGGGGCGGAAACGCTGGAGGCCGCCCGACACAAGCTTTCCGATACCGAGTTTGATTTCCTGTTGCTCGACATCCACCTGCCGGACGGTATCGGGCTCGATCTCATCCGCGAAGGAACCGTTCCGGAAAGCACCGGCGTGGTGGTGATGACCGCCCAGGGCGGGGTGGAGGGGGCGATTGATTCCATACGCCTTGGTGCGCTGGATTATCTCGTTAAGCCATTCGATCCCGGCCTGCTGCCGCTGGTGATGCGCCGCGCGCGCAAGATGCGCCAGTCCTCGCGGGCGGCCGAGCACGAACGCGAAACCGAGGATGGGTCCGGCTTCTATTTCGGCGACTCGCTGGCTCCACTGCGCGAGCGGCTCGATAAAATCATTGCCGCCGACAACCGGTTGGGTATCCACCTGCCGCCGGTGCTGATTGCCGGGGAGACCGGTTCGGGCAAATCGACGATTGCGCGGTGGCTCCACCGCAACGGGCCGCGGGCCGACCAGCCGATGATCGAGGTGAACTGTTCGGCCCTGCCGGAATCGTTGGCGGAGTCGGAACTCTTCGGCAGCGAGAAGGGGGCCTTCACCGATGCGCGCGCCACGCGCCAGGGCCTGTTCGAGGCGGCGCATGGCGGAACCCTGTTCCTCGACGAGATCCCCAGCCTCTCTTCCGGCATCCAGGCCAAGGTGCTCACGGCGATCGAAGACCGCAACATCCGGCGCATTGGCGGCACGCGCCAGATCGAGATCGATGTCCGCGTGATTGCCGCCACCAACCGCGACCTGCGCGTTGCAGTGGAGTCGGGCGAATTTCGCGAAGACCTGCTGCACCGCCTCGACCTGTTCCGCCTCAACCTGCCGGCGCTGCACGAGCGCGGTACCGACATTCTCCAGCTGGCGGAGCGCATGCTCCAGCAGCTCTGCAAGCGGCACCGGCTGCCCCTCCGCCAAATCACGGAAGAGGGCAAGCGGCGCATGCTGG is a genomic window containing:
- a CDS encoding nickel-dependent hydrogenase large subunit, which encodes MPIITASIDPVTRIEGHLKVDVEIDTIDGVQQVVDAHCVGTLFRGFEKIMEGRDPRDAPNITSRICGVCPTSHGMAAALTLDNAFGVTPPTAGIMMRNLVHGACFLESHILHFYILSLLDYIKGPAMAPWQPGWDTGRRLDATTEARLQGNYLKAIELRRKCHEMGAIYGGKLPHTPSFIAGGFTAVSTQDDKDGFQILLTEITTFIQGTLLPDVELLASLYPDYFSIGKGYGNLMSYGVFDNESGSGTLFEAGLINDGSATVQALDTNNISEQVTYSWYDQTTDGKHPSVGDTIPVHPKGEAYSWLKAPRYSGVNYECGPLSRMKVNGDYAGGVSVMDRHLSRAQEALKIALAMQGWLDAVGVDAPGYSPTAVPASASGVGLTEAPRGALAHWIGVESGVVSHYQVITPTCWNCSPRDAEQNRGPMEEALIGTPVKKADQPVEVLRVVHSFDPCLDCATHVMRPDRKGKVYIVDRYGTRIEEA
- a CDS encoding hydrogenase maturation protease, which gives rise to MIAEQRKRIAVVGMGNLLMSDDGVGVHVLHELQKRGLKGVELIDAGTAVIHTADCLRGADHIVVVDAFKAGRKPGTVYLISGDDIFENDYTLSVHSLGLKTALRFLEPGEDMMDWTLVGVEPATLEHGMELSDAVREAVEGAVRTVENLIEEWQA
- a CDS encoding LVIVD repeat-containing protein; the protein is MKKGQWLLVGLYAAATALGNIGGFCAAVDADGTNAYVGAGQILLHVDVSDAAAPRLVSTRALPGLIEDILVDGATLYAACGEAGVHKVELPGMELSATYDSPGHAYGLARGGSSLYLADGVSGLQELDAATLASTGGFLTNGPAMDVVVEDSAVYLLDHFNGVIALDASLAVTGGYDLVAFGNRMASDGSTLYVVDGLGNLTQVDRATMSATTNAPAIPTFGIAAGMAIEGDRLYVAEGFGGLSIYDTTTEILLGTFTGVARSRSTAIANGLAYVAAGNQGVRIFDLSDFSLVASVPASNALDVAVAGTTLLVADPLVGLELFDLSSPAVPVHLGTYTPSSPGAVRCVGATDSFAYVAEGYTVRKLDISTPATPVVVDSFVSANHVFDLDVCGTNLILGTGAVHSVAVDGTQGLLDWNLVDLSDPLTPVSVTNLTPLVRALRLTLSSNVVYASADDGGTAVLALPPIANDSDGDGLEDSFEQMIIDFDPGDGFVDFDSVDPDDDFDGDGLSNLHEQLAGTSPVDPDSIFAICGLDGEATGYAVSWYSSAGHTYSVHKSTNLVEGFQVLKSGIPATEPINTYLDPHSNECAMYMIIID
- a CDS encoding sigma-54-dependent transcriptional regulator, whose translation is MENGNETSLAGLSVLVVDDEALLRRRLIAHLKNLGAEVAGAETLEAARHKLSDTEFDFLLLDIHLPDGIGLDLIREGTVPESTGVVVMTAQGGVEGAIDSIRLGALDYLVKPFDPGLLPLVMRRARKMRQSSRAAEHERETEDGSGFYFGDSLAPLRERLDKIIAADNRLGIHLPPVLIAGETGSGKSTIARWLHRNGPRADQPMIEVNCSALPESLAESELFGSEKGAFTDARATRQGLFEAAHGGTLFLDEIPSLSSGIQAKVLTAIEDRNIRRIGGTRQIEIDVRVIAATNRDLRVAVESGEFREDLLHRLDLFRLNLPALHERGTDILQLAERMLQQLCKRHRLPLRQITEEGKRRMLAYRWPGNVRELAHELERGLVFDDAAVLDFAHLTGGGGQGASAATDPGDWLNPAYDFTKEEFVMEDAINRLVQLSLKQSGGNASQAARMLGVTRDFIRYRLHGDRKEKP